A single Desulfomonile tiedjei DNA region contains:
- a CDS encoding YgiT-type zinc finger protein, with protein MKETMVDTKVTYTLEYGGKLFMVENVPARVCRETGEQYFAPETVEHIQAIIKSRKRPDRVIETPVYEYA; from the coding sequence ATGAAAGAGACAATGGTAGATACCAAAGTGACCTACACACTGGAATATGGTGGAAAGCTCTTCATGGTTGAAAACGTCCCCGCACGCGTGTGCAGGGAGACGGGCGAGCAGTACTTCGCTCCTGAGACAGTGGAGCATATCCAGGCCATTATCAAGAGCAGGAAAAGGCCTGACAGAGTGATCGAGACTCCAGTGTACGAGTACGCATGA
- a CDS encoding 2-hydroxyacyl-CoA dehydratase, with translation MQPIESLKQLKQVNVDYYGAAHMARQNGKFIAYVNAFTPVELLYAMDMIPIYPENHAAIIGARKMTVELATAAEGMGYSMDLCAYARCDIGSIKTGMSPTWGLPKPDLIVISNSQCGTLTKWFEVLSRMYNAPMFLIDVPHSGRGERDEAAEVYVRSQLLDLVGVVEGITGRKLDKDRLRQTILLSQEASALWTRVLEAGTAKPSPITVFDQFISMAPIVAQRGTQVAVDFYRELVQELEQRVAAGIGTIENEQFRLFWDNLPIWPELRRLSLFLEERKASLVTSLYTWAWARLAVGESDPFTDWTKQYLYTANLYLDRRVEQYLELAREYQLDGFLYHSNRSCKYVSQDIPEVRAEVTKRSGVPGVILEADHNDPRLYSIESLETQISNFLELLASRK, from the coding sequence ATGCAGCCCATCGAGTCCCTCAAGCAACTCAAACAGGTAAATGTCGATTACTACGGCGCCGCTCATATGGCGCGCCAGAACGGTAAGTTCATCGCTTATGTGAATGCCTTCACCCCGGTGGAGCTGCTTTACGCGATGGACATGATTCCCATTTATCCGGAGAATCACGCTGCTATTATCGGGGCTCGCAAGATGACTGTAGAATTGGCAACTGCCGCGGAGGGCATGGGATATTCCATGGACCTATGTGCGTACGCCAGGTGCGATATCGGCTCTATCAAAACCGGTATGAGCCCGACTTGGGGCCTGCCCAAGCCCGACCTTATTGTGATCTCAAACAGCCAATGCGGGACTCTTACCAAGTGGTTTGAGGTCCTGAGCCGGATGTACAACGCCCCTATGTTCCTGATCGATGTGCCTCACTCCGGCCGCGGGGAACGCGATGAGGCCGCGGAGGTTTATGTAAGATCACAGTTGCTGGATCTCGTGGGGGTCGTCGAGGGAATCACAGGCCGCAAGCTTGATAAGGACAGACTCCGACAGACGATCCTGCTTTCTCAGGAAGCGTCGGCTCTTTGGACAAGGGTCCTGGAGGCGGGAACAGCCAAGCCGTCACCTATAACGGTTTTTGATCAGTTCATTTCCATGGCGCCTATAGTTGCTCAGAGAGGCACGCAGGTTGCCGTGGATTTTTACCGCGAGCTTGTCCAGGAGCTTGAACAGCGCGTGGCCGCTGGAATTGGCACAATTGAGAATGAGCAGTTCAGGCTTTTCTGGGACAATCTGCCTATATGGCCGGAGTTGCGCCGCCTGTCCCTTTTCTTGGAAGAGCGAAAGGCTTCCCTGGTGACCTCATTGTATACCTGGGCATGGGCAAGGCTGGCTGTAGGAGAATCAGATCCTTTCACGGATTGGACCAAACAGTACCTCTACACAGCGAATCTGTATCTCGATAGGAGAGTCGAGCAGTATTTGGAATTGGCCCGTGAGTATCAGCTCGACGGGTTTCTCTATCATTCCAATAGGAGCTGCAAGTATGTTTCGCAGGACATTCCGGAGGTGAGGGCCGAAGTGACAAAGCGTTCCGGCGTCCCCGGCGTAATCCTGGAGGCGGACCACAACGACCCGAGGCTTTACAGCATCGAATCCCTGGAGACCCAAATAAGCAACTTCTTGGAATTGCTCGCTTCAAGAAAATGA
- a CDS encoding bifunctional proline dehydrogenase/L-glutamate gamma-semialdehyde dehydrogenase encodes MVRDLEDSVRKIGREIYSLMTQEVPSIFDRKTWNGRLMEWAMKDEDVRVQLFRFVDVLPCLKSDALVVRMLNEYFEGVKDNPLLQGLGRVSTMLPRISAKVARRSVESLAAQFIAGRDHTDTLKSVLRLRDQGIGFTIDLLGEEVLSEKEAAVYVERYLNLLNSLSPEVLNWPEIHTLDADQHGPLPRIDISLKVSSFYSQLDPTDWEVSIQRAKAGLAPVIKRAVELGAAVTIDMEQYYYKDLTIAVLKSLLEEHSGLSFGGIALQAYLPETKSDLLGIIEWAKLNNRRVTVRLVKGAYWDYETVINRQKGWPVPVFLQKEKTDRNFEDLTRILLENPQYVRPAIATHNIRSISQAIAVANSLGLPKEALEFQVIYGMAEPIRSALQKMNYRVRAYTPVGALIPGMAYLIRRLLENTSNESFLRKSFSEKLPFDELIKAPQPPEEPASDEVPDRDFANEPATDFSRSQNPQRMKEALQKVKKGFNKTYPLLIGHDEVWKDKYSLSLNPAAPVEVVGKVGVATKDDAEKAVHEATRAWREWSKTPAEGRAAYLFKAAEEMRMQRFELMALEVYEVGKTWADADGDVAEAIDYLEYYARGMIKLGQPKILGNYPGEANEYLYEPRGIGVVISPWNFPLAIPTGMVSAGLVAGNCVIFKPSGLSPILGWKLVEIFRGVGLPAGVLHFVPGPGAAVGEYLVAHPGVDFIAFTGSKEVGLNIVKLAGETHLGQRSVKRVIAEMGGKNAIIIDDTADPDEAVKGVLESALSFQGQKCSACSRAIVVGDLYEEFCDRLKEAMVSIMIGPPEDPQTYMGPVVDEAAKRKILRYIELGETEGRPLLKRKAPEEGCFVGPAIFTDVSPNAKIAQEEIFGPVLIVFKAPNIERAIEIANSTPYALTGGIFSRSPGNIRKAKAEFMVGNLYINRKITGALVGRQPFGGFGMSGVSSKAGGPDYLLQFTNIRSISENTLRRGFAPKAPEAS; translated from the coding sequence ATGGTTCGAGACTTGGAAGACTCGGTGAGAAAGATAGGACGCGAAATTTACTCACTGATGACCCAGGAAGTCCCCTCCATCTTCGATCGGAAGACATGGAACGGACGGCTGATGGAATGGGCCATGAAAGATGAGGACGTAAGGGTCCAGTTATTCAGATTTGTGGACGTTCTGCCTTGTCTCAAGTCCGACGCCCTGGTGGTGAGAATGCTCAACGAATATTTCGAGGGCGTAAAAGACAATCCACTGCTCCAAGGACTTGGGCGTGTTTCAACCATGCTCCCGCGCATTTCCGCAAAGGTCGCCCGAAGGAGTGTAGAGTCCCTGGCTGCTCAGTTCATTGCCGGACGAGACCATACGGATACCCTCAAATCGGTTCTGCGTCTCAGGGACCAGGGGATTGGATTTACCATCGACTTGTTGGGTGAAGAGGTTTTGAGTGAAAAAGAAGCGGCCGTATATGTGGAGAGGTACTTGAACTTGCTCAATTCTCTCAGCCCGGAAGTGCTGAACTGGCCGGAAATTCACACGCTTGACGCGGACCAACACGGGCCATTGCCTAGAATAGACATTTCTCTGAAGGTGTCCTCCTTCTATTCTCAACTGGACCCAACGGACTGGGAAGTGTCCATACAGCGCGCAAAGGCCGGACTGGCCCCTGTAATCAAACGAGCTGTGGAATTGGGCGCAGCAGTCACGATTGATATGGAACAGTATTATTACAAGGATCTGACGATTGCTGTTCTGAAAAGCTTACTCGAAGAACACAGCGGTCTATCCTTCGGCGGAATAGCCCTCCAAGCGTACCTGCCCGAAACGAAATCGGATCTTTTGGGAATAATAGAATGGGCGAAACTGAACAACAGACGAGTGACTGTCCGGCTAGTGAAAGGGGCCTACTGGGACTATGAGACGGTGATAAACCGCCAGAAAGGATGGCCGGTTCCGGTTTTCCTCCAAAAGGAGAAGACGGATCGGAACTTCGAAGATCTGACGCGTATTCTGTTAGAAAATCCCCAATATGTTCGGCCTGCTATCGCCACCCACAACATAAGGAGCATCAGTCAGGCCATAGCAGTAGCGAATTCTCTCGGCCTGCCGAAAGAGGCTCTAGAGTTCCAGGTGATCTACGGTATGGCGGAACCGATCCGTTCCGCCCTGCAAAAGATGAATTACAGAGTGAGGGCTTACACCCCGGTGGGAGCACTCATCCCGGGAATGGCATACCTCATCAGGCGGCTACTTGAAAACACGTCCAACGAGTCTTTCTTAAGAAAATCCTTCTCTGAAAAGCTGCCGTTTGACGAATTGATAAAGGCCCCCCAACCGCCGGAGGAACCGGCGTCAGATGAAGTCCCCGACCGTGATTTCGCTAACGAACCGGCCACGGACTTTTCCCGCAGCCAAAATCCGCAGCGCATGAAAGAAGCGCTCCAAAAGGTCAAGAAGGGATTCAACAAGACTTACCCGCTCCTCATAGGCCATGACGAAGTCTGGAAAGACAAATACAGCCTGTCGTTGAATCCCGCAGCGCCTGTTGAAGTCGTTGGCAAGGTAGGTGTCGCGACAAAGGACGACGCGGAAAAGGCGGTCCACGAGGCGACGCGAGCTTGGAGAGAGTGGAGCAAGACCCCAGCAGAAGGCCGGGCCGCGTACCTTTTTAAAGCAGCGGAAGAAATGAGAATGCAGCGCTTTGAACTCATGGCCCTGGAGGTTTACGAGGTAGGCAAGACATGGGCGGATGCCGACGGCGATGTAGCTGAGGCAATAGACTATCTCGAATACTATGCACGGGGGATGATAAAGCTCGGACAGCCAAAGATCCTGGGGAATTATCCCGGTGAGGCTAACGAATACCTTTATGAGCCGCGAGGCATAGGCGTGGTCATATCTCCCTGGAACTTCCCCTTGGCCATACCTACCGGCATGGTGTCTGCGGGTCTTGTAGCAGGGAACTGTGTTATCTTTAAACCCTCCGGACTCTCGCCGATCCTCGGGTGGAAGCTTGTCGAAATCTTCAGAGGAGTAGGACTGCCGGCTGGTGTTCTGCATTTTGTTCCAGGCCCCGGAGCAGCGGTTGGGGAATATCTGGTTGCCCACCCTGGAGTGGACTTCATCGCGTTTACAGGCTCCAAAGAAGTGGGGTTGAATATTGTGAAGCTCGCAGGCGAGACCCATCTCGGGCAGCGGAGCGTGAAGCGAGTGATCGCTGAAATGGGCGGCAAGAACGCCATCATAATAGACGACACGGCGGACCCGGATGAGGCGGTGAAAGGGGTCCTTGAGTCGGCGCTGAGTTTTCAGGGCCAGAAGTGTTCGGCATGCTCCAGGGCCATAGTGGTGGGAGACCTGTACGAAGAGTTTTGCGACAGGCTCAAGGAAGCTATGGTGAGCATAATGATCGGGCCGCCCGAAGATCCGCAGACCTACATGGGCCCTGTAGTGGACGAAGCAGCCAAGCGAAAAATCCTGCGCTACATAGAGCTGGGGGAAACCGAAGGTAGACCGCTTCTCAAGAGAAAGGCGCCGGAGGAAGGATGCTTCGTGGGTCCGGCGATTTTCACGGATGTGAGTCCCAACGCGAAGATTGCACAAGAAGAGATATTCGGACCTGTGTTGATTGTTTTCAAGGCCCCGAACATAGAGAGGGCCATAGAAATTGCCAACAGCACCCCATATGCGTTGACAGGGGGCATATTCTCGAGAAGTCCCGGCAATATTCGGAAAGCCAAGGCCGAGTTCATGGTCGGCAATCTCTACATAAACAGAAAGATTACCGGAGCCTTAGTAGGGCGACAGCCTTTCGGGGGATTCGGGATGTCCGGGGTCAGTTCCAAGGCCGGCGGTCCTGACTACCTGCTCCAATTTACAAATATCAGGAGCATCAGCGAGAACACCTTGAGGAGAGGATTCGCACCAAAGGCGCCGGAAGCATCATGA